The following are encoded together in the Pleurocapsa sp. FMAR1 genome:
- the corA gene encoding magnesium/cobalt transporter CorA, translating into MSAKSFRLFHREQSPSAQSLFNYAYNQPGSPPGTITISSQAQTPEITLIDYNQNQYEYLTNLTPDQCGIHLDPELISWFDIAGLGDKSIIQQLAQVFNLHSLVLENVVNVPQRPKIEDYQEQLVIITQMANLKPNAAGFWLEQVSFVLGKNYVLTVQEEPERDCFEAIRDRLKRDRGIIRKQNSDYLTYALWDAIIDGYFPVLEAYGEKIELLEDEVIGQPNDRTLTKIYQIRRELLILRRGIWSQRDAINTLIRDGHPLIDERVLIYFKDCYDHTVQIIDTIETYRELASGLMDVYLSAVNNKMNEVMKLLTVISSIFIPLTFIAGLYGMNFNPDVSPWNMPELNWYWGYPFCLGFMLAIALVLIIYFWRRGWLRNTSTIQ; encoded by the coding sequence ATGAGCGCAAAATCTTTTCGTCTGTTCCATCGAGAACAAAGTCCATCTGCCCAAAGTTTATTTAACTATGCTTATAATCAACCAGGCAGTCCCCCAGGAACGATCACCATTTCCTCGCAAGCTCAAACTCCTGAGATTACTTTAATTGATTACAATCAAAATCAATATGAATATCTAACTAATTTAACTCCAGACCAATGTGGTATTCATCTCGATCCAGAATTAATCTCCTGGTTTGATATTGCTGGCTTGGGAGACAAATCAATAATACAACAGTTAGCTCAAGTGTTTAATTTACATTCTCTGGTCTTAGAAAATGTGGTCAATGTGCCTCAAAGACCGAAGATAGAAGACTATCAAGAACAGTTGGTCATTATTACACAAATGGCTAATCTCAAACCCAACGCAGCAGGATTTTGGCTCGAACAGGTGAGTTTTGTCTTGGGAAAAAATTATGTCTTGACGGTGCAGGAAGAACCAGAAAGAGACTGTTTTGAAGCAATACGCGATCGCCTAAAACGCGATCGCGGTATTATTAGAAAGCAAAACTCAGATTATTTAACCTATGCTCTTTGGGATGCCATTATCGATGGTTATTTTCCCGTATTAGAAGCTTACGGCGAAAAAATTGAACTATTAGAAGATGAAGTAATTGGACAGCCAAACGATCGTACTTTAACCAAAATTTATCAGATTAGGCGAGAATTATTAATTCTGCGTCGGGGAATTTGGTCTCAAAGAGATGCCATAAATACCCTGATAAGAGACGGTCATCCATTAATAGATGAGCGCGTGCTGATTTATTTTAAAGACTGTTACGATCACACAGTCCAAATTATTGACACGATCGAAACCTATCGCGAACTAGCTTCTGGTTTGATGGATGTTTACCTATCAGCAGTTAATAACAAAATGAATGAGGTAATGAAACTACTAACGGTGATTTCTAGTATTTTTATTCCCTTAACTTTTATTGCGGGACTTTATGGCATGAACTTTAATCCTGATGTTTCTCCCTGGAATATGCCAGAGCTCAACTGGTATTGGGGCTATCCTTTTTGTTTGGGGTTTATGTTGGCGATCGCTTTAGTGCTGATTATCTATTTTTGGCGACGGGGTTGGTTAAGAAACACTTCTACAATTCAATAG